A genome region from Amblyraja radiata isolate CabotCenter1 chromosome 2, sAmbRad1.1.pri, whole genome shotgun sequence includes the following:
- the LOC116985014 gene encoding interleukin-6-like: MVMYHAVGEGDMETSFTKALKLDLQPTMEGAPSVHTPARRSQPSSYLTVLALMYLTAALMPQVSANPLPESSGDFEDLSETNQDLGDFSLEPLAFHVWNLAVELRDRQMCDFFYVCNGSINSLNIHNMQLPQLVAGDRCYMRGFHKKTCLATIFKSLQEYESYIHFVKQDMKDEKRQVDTLLVSMNNLAYLLQMKFHYQHKEAFIPDMPPQNAWNKQVKIHVILRNFVQFMEKAIRAIRFMK, encoded by the exons ATGGTGATGTATCATGCAGTGGGTGAAGGTGACATGGAGACATCCTTCACTAAGGCTTTGAAGCTGGATCTACAACCGACCATGGAAGGTGCCCCATCTGTACACACCCCGGCAAGGCGttcccagccaagctcat ACCTGACTGTTCTTGCGCTGATGTACCTGACAGCCGCACTGATGCCCCAGGTATCCGCCAACCCTCTTCCCGAATCTTCGGGGGATTTTGAGGACCTGTCGGAAACGAACCAAGATTTGGGAGATTTTAGTCTTGAGCCCCTCGCCTTTCACGTCTGGAATCTTGCCGTGGAACTGCGTGACCGCCAG ATGTGTGACTTTTTCTACGTGTGTAATGGAAGTATAAATTCGCTGAACATACACAACATGCAGCTCCCACAACTTGTGGCGGGAGACCGATGTTACATGCGGGGCTTCCATAAG AAAACATGTCTGGCAACGATTTTCAAGAGCCTTCAGGAGTATGAAAGCTACATACATTTTGTGAAGCAAGATATGAAAGATGAAAAACGCCAAGTAGACACACTGCTTGTCAGCATGAACAATTTGGCATATTTACTCCAG ATGAAGTTTCATTACCAGCATAAGGAAGCTTTCATTCCAGACATGCCCCCCCAGAATGCATGGAACAAACAAGTGAAAATTCATGTAATTCTTAGAAACTTTGTTCAGTTTATGGAGAAGGCTATTCGTGCCATTCGATTCATgaaatga